From one Gossypium hirsutum isolate 1008001.06 chromosome D08, Gossypium_hirsutum_v2.1, whole genome shotgun sequence genomic stretch:
- the LOC121220093 gene encoding pleiotropic drug resistance protein 1, giving the protein MERNDLYQFSNSFRANSSSRWRDSGGYNVFSKSQREQENEDEEDLKWAAIERLPSVRKGLVTTSDGKMANVDITKLGPEQRKHLMDRLIKHAEKDNESFLLKVRERLDRVGIEIPKLEVRFEHLKVKAEAYIGSRALPSFFNFFINYLESILYGLHLLSSRKKHLSILRDVSGIIRPCRMTLLLGPPSSGKTTLLLALAGKLDRDLEFSGRVTYNGHEMDDFVPQRTAAYIGQHDVHIPEMTVRETIAFSARCQGVGPRFEMLAELSKREKAANITPDPDIDVFMKATSVAGKETSVLTDYILKILGLEICADTMVGNELIRGVSGGQKKRVTTGEMLAGPAKLLLMDEISTGLDSSTTYQIVKSLRQFVHILNGTAFISLLQPAPETYDLFDDIILLSDGHIVYQGPREHVLEFFESMGFKCPTRKGVADFLQEVTSRKDQRQYWTQADKDYSFVTVEQFVEAFQSFHVGKGLQNDLATPFIKNERDTQLLTTKNYGVRKMELLKVCFSKEMLLMKRNSFLYIFKLVQLLVMAVIGSTVFLRTEMHKGTPTDGIIQTGAAFFSVFMIMFNGLAEISMVVFKLPVFFKQRDSLFYPAWAYAIPTCLLKIPISFLEVGLWVVMTYYPMGMDPSIIRFLKQLLLLLLLNQMSSALFRLIAAMGREMTVTSTLSAFFLLVLFANCGYILSRDEVKKWWIWGYWASPMMYAQNAIAANEFLGDSWNKVIPLANEKLGVLVLKARGCFAKAYWYWIGVGALLGFVLVFNLFYTLALTFLNPLKESRSLKSEDERNEEDDKSGVHAPPQPKGSDTEQLKSKAELDRKKGMILPFEPHCITFEEVVYSVDMPQEMKAQGVTEDRLLLLRGITGAFRPGVLTALMGVSGAGKTTLMDVLAGRKTGGYIEGSIKVSGFPKTQETFARISGYCEQADIHSPHLTVHESVLYSAWLRLAPEVNSETRKMFVKEVMELVELNAWGQALVGLPGVNGLSLEQRKRLTIAVELVANPSIIFMDEPTSGLDARAAAIVMRIVRKTVDTGRTVVCTIHQPGIDIFEAFDELLLMKQGGQEIYVGPLGHNSCELIKYFEGIEGVSKIKDGYNPSTWMLEISTAAQEMALGVDFADVYKNSELYKRNKALIEQLNMPSPGAKELHFSTQYSQSFLSQFLACLWKQRCLYWRNTEYTAVRFFFTTIIALMFGTMFWKVGSKRGRRQDLFNAMGSMYAAVLFIGVQNASSIQPVVNVERTVFYREKAARMYSPMAYAFAQVAIELPYILVQTVTYGIIVYPLMAFEWSGARFFWYLFFAYFTFLFFTFFGMMSVAITPNYHIAGIISTAFYAIWNLFIGFLVPRTKIPIWWRWNYWVCPLAWSLYGLTVSQFGEVEDVLDTGETTKDFLKSYFGFRHEFVCVVAVVMVGWAVVFAFLFAVFIKILDFQHR; this is encoded by the exons ATGGAGCGAAATGATCTTTATCAATTTAGTAATAGTTTCCGAGCAAACAGTTCTTCAAGATGGAGGGACAGTGGTGGTTACAATGTTTTCTCGAAATCTCAACGAGAACAAGAGAATGAAGACGAAGAAGACCTAAAATGGGCAGCCATAGAAAGACTGCCGAGTGTAAGAAAAGGTTTAGTGACCACATCAGATGGTAAGATGGCCAATGTTGATATAACTAAATTAGGGCCTGAACAAAGGAAGCATTTGATGGATAGGTTGATCAAGCATGCTGAGAAGGACAATGAAAGTTTCTTGTTGAAGGTCAGAGAGCGACTTGACAG GGTTGGTATTGAAATCCCCAAACTTGAAGTCAGATTTGAGCATCTAAAAGTTAAGGCAGAAGCATATATAGGAAGCAGGGCATTGCCttcatttttcaatttctttatcaATTATCTTGAG AGCATTTTGTATGGCCTGCATTTGCTTTCTAGTAGAAAGAAACATCTGTCTATTCTTCGGGATGTAAGTGGAATCATCAGGCCATGCAG AATGACATTGCTGTTGGGCCCTCCTAGTTCTGGAAAAACCACTCTGTTGTTAGCATTGGCAGGAAAACTTGACCGTGATCTAGAG TTTTCTGGAAGGGTGACATACAATGGGCATGAAATGGATGATTTTGTGCCTCAGAGAACTGCAGCATATATTGGACAACATGATGTCCATATCCCAGAAATGACAGTAAGAGAAACCATAGCCTTCTCTGCTAGATGCCAAGGGGTCGGACCACGATTTG AGATGCTAGCAGAACTGTCAAAAAGGGAGAAAGCAGCCAATATTACACCTGATCCTGACATTGATGTCTTCATGAAG GCAACATCCGTTGCGGGTAAAGAAACTAGTGTGCTCACAGATTACATTCTAAAG ATTTTGGGCCTAGAAATTTGTGCAGATACCATGGTGGGTAATGAACTGATTAGGGGTGTCTCTGGAGGACAAAAGAAGCGAGTAACAACCG GTGAAATGCTAGCTGGACCAGCAAAGCTGCTGCTCATGGATGAGATATCCACTGGTCTGGATAGTTCAACAACATACCAAATTGTCAAGTCGCTGAGGCAGTTTGTTCACATCTTGAATGGAACTGCCTTCATTTCTCTCCTCCAGCCAGCACCAGAGACTTACGATCTCTTTGATGATATCATTCTCCTATCTGATGGCCATATTGTGTACCAGGGTCCTCGGGAACATGTGCTTGAGTTTTTTGAATCCATGGGGTTCAAATGTCCGACAAGAAAGGGTGTTGCAGACTTCTTGCAAGAA GTTACATCAAGGAAAGATCAAAGACAGTATTGGACGCAAGCTGACAAGGACTACAGTTTTGTGACGGTGGAACAATTTGTGGAGGCTTTCCAATCATTTCATGTAGGAAAAGGATTGCAGAATGATCTTGCAACTCCCTTTATCAAGAATGAAAGAGATACTCAACTTTTGACGACCAAGAATTATGGTGTTAGGAAGATGGAGCTTCTCAAAGTTTGCTTCTCGAAAGAAATGTTGTTGATGAAGAGGAACTCATTTTTGTACATCTTCAAGCTAGTGCAG CTTTTAGTGATGGCAGTGATAGGATCGACTGTCTTTCTGAGAACTGAGATGCATAAGGGGACTCCAACAGACGGAATAATTCAGACGGGTGCTGCTTTTTTCTCTGTGTTTATGATCATGTTTAATGGATTAGCAGAGATAAGCATGGTTGTTTTCAAGCTTCCTGTCTTCTTCAAGCAAAGAGACAGCTTATTCTATCCTGCATGGGCATATGCTATCCCTACATGCCTTTTGAAGATTCCTATATCATTCTTAGAGGTCGGCCTCTGGGTAGTAATGACCTATTATCCCATGGGCATGGATCCCAGTATTATCAg GTTTCTAAAGCAGTTGCTTCTGCTGCTGCTATTGAACCAGATGTCCTCTGCGTTATTTCGATTAATTGCAGCAATGGGTCGGGAGATGACTGTTACTAGCACATTATCTGCATTCTTTCTGCTCGTTCTTTTTGCGAACTGTGGATATATATTGTCACGAG ATGAGGTTAAGAAATGGTGGATCTGGGGTTATTGGGCATCACCTATGATGTATGCACAGAACGCAATAGCCGCTAATGAATTCCTTGGAGATAGCTGGAATAAG GTTATTCCATTAGCAAATGAAAAGCTAGGAGTTCTAGTTTTGAAGGCTCGTGGGTGCTTTGCAAAAGCATACTGGTATTGGATAGGAGTAGGTGCATTGTTGGGATTCGTACTAGTTTTCAATCTCTTCTATACTCTGGCTCTAACTTTTCTCAACC CTTTGAAGGAATCCCGAAGTCTAAAATCAGAAGATGAAAGAAACGAAGAAGATGATAAAAGTGGAGTACATGCTCCGCCGCAGCCCAAAGGAAGTGACACAG AACAATTGAAGTCAAAAGCTGAGCTGGATAGAAAAAAGGGTATGATCCTTCCATTTGAACCGCACTGCATTACCTTTGAGGAGGTGGTATATTCAGTAGATATGCCACAG GAAATGAAAGCCCAAGGAGTGACTGAAGATAGATTGCTGCTTTTGAGAGGTATAACTGGTGCTTTCAGGCCTGGTGTTCTCACTGCCCTGATGGGTGTTAGTGGAGCTGGTAAAACCACTTTGATGGACGTCCTGGCTGGTAGGAAAACTGGAGGGTACATCGAGGGAAGCATCAAAGTTTCTGGGTTTCCCAAAACGCAAGAAACGTTTGCTCGAATAAGTGGTTACTGTGAGCAAGCTGACATCCATTCCCCTCATCTTACAGTCCATGAGTCCGTGCTCTACTCAGCATGGCTTCGTTTAGCTCCTGAAGTGAATTCAGAAACCAGAAAG ATGTTTGTGAAGGAAGTCATGGAACTCGTTGAACTGAATGCCTGGGGGCAAGCATTAGTTGGCTTGCCAGGTGTAAATGGTTTGTCACTTGAGCAGCGAAAGAGGCTAACCATTGCAGTTGAGCTAGTTGCAAAcccttcaattatttttatggatGAACCAACATCGGGACTTGACGCTAGAGCTGCTGCAATTGTTATGCGAATAGTTAGGAAAACAGTGGACACTGGAAGGACAGTTGTGTGCACCATACATCAGCCAGGGATTGATATATTTGAAGCTTTTGACGAG CTATTGTTAATGAAGCAAGGAGGACAAGAGATATATGTAGGGCCATTGGGTCACAATTCATGTGAATTGATAAAGTACTTTGAG GGAATTGAGGGAGTAAGCAAAATAAAAGATGGATATAACCCATCAACTTGGATGTTAGAAATTTCCACTGCGGCGCAGGAGATGGCTTTAGGGGTCGATTTTGCAGATGTATACAAAAATTCAGAGCTGTACAA GAGAAACAAAGCTCTTATTGAACAACTGAACATGCCTTCACCTGGTGCTAAGGAACTTCATTTTTCTACTCAGTACTCGCAGTCATTTTTGTCCCAATTCTTGGCCTGTTTATGGAAACAACGATGCTTATACTGGCGAAATACAGAATATACTGCCGTAAGATTTTTCTTCACGACCATCATAGCCTTAATGTTCGGAACAATGTTCTGGAAGGTTGGGTCCAAAAG AGGAAGGAGGCAAGACCTGTTCAATGCAATGGGTTCTATGTACGCTGCTGTTCTCTTCATTGGCGTCCAAAATGCTTCAAGTATACAGCCAGTAGTGAATGTTGAGCGAACCGTGTTTTACAGGGAAAAGGCTGCTAGAATGTACTCACCTATGGCCTATGCTTTTGCACAG GTTGCAATTGAGCTCCCATATATCTTGGTGCAAACAGTGACATACGGCATCATTGTGTATCCATTAATGGCATTCGAATGGAGTGGTGCAAGATTCTTTTGGTACTTATTTTTCGCGTATTTCACATTCCTATTCTTCACCTTCTTTGGCATGATGAGTGTGGCTATTACACCAAACTACCACATTGCTGGAATCATTTCTACTgctttttatgcaatttggaatCTCTTTATAGGGTTCTTAGTCCCCCGCACG AAAATCCCGATTTGGTGGAGGTGGAACTATTGGGTTTGCCCCTTAGCTTGGTCCCTGTATGGGTTGACAGTATCACAGTTCGGAGAAGTAGAGGATGTTCTTGATACAGGAGAAACAACAAAAGACTTTCTAAAGAGTTATTTCGGTTTCAGGCATGAATTTGTGTGCGTGGTGGCTGTTGTGATGGTTGGGTGGGCAGTGGTTTTCGCATTTTTGTTTGCAGTTTTCATCAAAATACTCGATTTTCAACATAGATAA